A DNA window from Bradyrhizobium barranii subsp. barranii contains the following coding sequences:
- a CDS encoding helix-turn-helix domain-containing protein, translating into MPIIVNLDVMLARRKIRSRELAARIELTEANVSLLKSGKVRGIRFDTLERICAVLDCQPGDILEYVPDSADDALEPRGAGRKSA; encoded by the coding sequence ATGCCGATCATCGTCAACCTCGACGTCATGCTCGCCAGGCGCAAGATCAGGTCGCGCGAGCTTGCCGCGCGCATCGAGCTCACGGAGGCGAACGTCTCCCTGCTGAAGTCGGGCAAGGTGCGCGGCATCCGCTTCGACACGCTCGAGCGGATCTGCGCCGTGCTCGACTGCCAGCCCGGTGATATCCTGGAATATGTCCCTGACAGCGCGGACGACGCGCTGGAGCCGCGCGGGGCCGGCCGGAAATCGGCCTAG
- a CDS encoding DUF2975 domain-containing protein: MSVVAFPFPAPVEPRLRRIGRIVAVGALLCVAGAVLAVPLLWSSDEMLRHWIATQSPLGARPFTLNFSTRLAGALISLIGLAPVLYALLQLSMLFSRFARGEVFVTDNAWRIRRMGLALIANALMSPLVQMLTTINLTRANQPGQLVVMFGIEQSHVLSVLSGLALVAFATVMADAVRMWHENSEII; this comes from the coding sequence ATGAGCGTCGTCGCGTTTCCTTTTCCTGCGCCGGTCGAGCCGCGGTTGCGGCGCATCGGACGGATCGTGGCCGTCGGCGCGCTCCTGTGCGTCGCCGGCGCTGTGCTTGCGGTGCCGCTGCTCTGGTCGAGCGACGAGATGCTCCGGCACTGGATCGCGACCCAGTCCCCGCTGGGGGCGCGGCCCTTCACGCTCAATTTCAGTACGCGCCTCGCCGGCGCCCTGATCAGCCTGATCGGACTTGCGCCTGTTCTCTACGCCTTGTTGCAGCTCTCGATGTTGTTCTCCCGCTTCGCGCGCGGCGAGGTCTTCGTGACCGACAACGCCTGGCGCATCCGCCGGATGGGCCTCGCGCTGATCGCCAACGCGCTGATGTCGCCGCTGGTGCAGATGCTCACCACGATCAACCTGACGCGGGCCAACCAGCCGGGCCAGCTCGTGGTCATGTTCGGCATCGAGCAGTCGCATGTGCTGTCGGTGCTGAGTGGCCTCGCGCTCGTCGCCTTCGCGACCGTGATGGCCGATGCCGTTCGCATGTGGCACGAGAACAGTGAGATCATCTGA